In Paenibacillus sonchi, a single genomic region encodes these proteins:
- a CDS encoding endospore germination permease, with protein MEIIILTACEIRLYGADTVQKISAYQLFTITFIFQLGTTIIFGFGGTAGREAWIAELISCSLGVIIILIYTTLMRMNPGLSLVEWFPAQLGRWIGTPIAFLYPLLFLYTVGRIVADIRDMVSTTILNNTPLLLITGLFVIIIAYCVYGGAQIIARLGEIFFPIVILIFSIEIILLFSSGVMHITNIEPVLEHGWGPIWNVVYPAGITQPFGETLALAMIWPLSKTPSKVMKITVLSTLLSGIMIACLDIFVISVFGGVFSRFLYPLYTLLSLISVGKFIENLQMFGVLYFLMTALLKGAIYMYAALKGVQQLTKLKSYHALMIPGCIIALLLGMTMSQNIAEHIYYHHFKILVPYVWVPLFIILPTALLLVAWFRQLKK; from the coding sequence ATGGAAATAATCATACTGACGGCATGCGAAATCAGATTATATGGAGCGGATACTGTGCAAAAAATCTCTGCCTATCAGTTATTTACCATAACCTTTATTTTTCAGTTGGGGACTACGATTATTTTTGGCTTTGGGGGTACAGCCGGCCGGGAGGCGTGGATCGCCGAACTGATTTCCTGTTCTCTGGGGGTAATCATCATTCTGATCTATACTACTTTAATGCGGATGAATCCGGGGTTATCTCTTGTGGAGTGGTTTCCTGCACAATTGGGCCGCTGGATCGGCACACCCATAGCATTTTTATACCCTCTATTGTTTCTGTATACTGTAGGACGCATTGTTGCGGATATTAGAGATATGGTTTCAACAACCATTTTAAACAATACACCGCTGCTCCTGATCACAGGGCTGTTTGTCATCATCATCGCCTATTGCGTATATGGCGGCGCTCAGATCATTGCCCGGCTGGGAGAAATATTTTTTCCCATTGTTATCCTCATCTTTAGTATTGAGATTATCCTGCTTTTCAGCTCCGGGGTCATGCATATCACGAATATAGAGCCTGTGCTGGAACACGGATGGGGGCCCATCTGGAACGTGGTCTATCCAGCCGGTATCACTCAACCCTTTGGGGAGACGCTGGCTCTTGCCATGATCTGGCCTCTATCCAAAACCCCCTCAAAAGTGATGAAGATAACGGTTCTCTCCACTTTGCTGTCAGGAATCATGATAGCCTGTCTAGATATATTTGTGATTTCCGTTTTTGGGGGCGTCTTTTCGCGTTTCCTGTATCCCCTCTACACCTTATTAAGTTTAATCAGTGTCGGAAAGTTTATTGAAAACCTGCAGATGTTTGGCGTGCTTTATTTTTTAATGACGGCATTATTGAAAGGTGCCATTTATATGTATGCCGCGCTGAAAGGGGTCCAGCAATTGACGAAGTTAAAGAGCTACCATGCACTTATGATCCCCGGATGCATCATCGCTTTGCTGCTGGGAATGACAATGTCACAAAACATCGCTGAACACATTTATTATCATCATTTTAAAATACTGGTTCCCTATGTGTGGGTCCCCTTGTTTATTATCCTGCCAACGGCCCTGCTTCTGGTTGCCTGGTTCCGGCAACTCAAGAAATGA
- a CDS encoding Ger(x)C family spore germination protein produces the protein MNKKRIVSSCLLLSLIFTSGCWDSTEVNELAIELAWGIDKGQDDDVMISAQVIVPSKISSGQGDGKAGAGQGKPFFVVTSSGMNTLDAVQKMQTKLSRRVFRGHRRVIVIGESLARHGIKDVLDTYTRDPNLKLRTDLFVVKGSTAREFLNISYPLETIPGLGALGEYDQIGTLMEMGFINFLVSASSKGSSPTVPVLVSGLNTGLSQEGEQQDSSENVDAEGFRISGAGIFDQDLKLVGFLKTSDARILRWVTGKLQKLTISTQIPDQKGNASMDVNNPGSKIQPVIRGNQIKIFVTLTGQGDIRENNARLDLTQPGNVNLLQDTFNKHIEESVLQTITKVQKKYGTDVFGFGDVIHNKIPSQWKSLKNNWDLEFSKAEVFVKADLKVRRIGVTGPSVHLMDDEIKR, from the coding sequence ATGAATAAAAAACGGATCGTTTCTTCCTGCCTGCTCCTCTCTCTTATATTTACCTCAGGTTGCTGGGACAGTACAGAGGTGAACGAACTTGCCATTGAACTTGCTTGGGGGATCGACAAAGGGCAGGACGATGACGTAATGATTAGTGCTCAGGTCATTGTTCCGTCAAAAATCAGCAGCGGACAAGGCGACGGTAAAGCTGGAGCGGGTCAGGGAAAACCCTTTTTTGTCGTAACCAGCTCCGGCATGAACACGCTGGATGCCGTGCAGAAGATGCAGACCAAGCTTTCCCGGCGGGTATTCCGCGGCCACCGGCGGGTCATTGTAATTGGAGAGTCATTGGCCAGACACGGAATTAAGGATGTACTAGATACCTATACCCGGGATCCGAACCTCAAGCTGCGGACCGATCTGTTTGTTGTCAAGGGAAGTACGGCGAGGGAGTTTTTGAACATATCGTATCCGCTGGAAACCATACCCGGTCTCGGGGCTTTAGGGGAATATGACCAGATCGGAACGCTTATGGAGATGGGGTTTATAAATTTTCTGGTATCTGCAAGCAGCAAAGGAAGCAGTCCGACCGTCCCTGTCCTTGTAAGCGGCTTGAACACGGGTTTATCACAGGAAGGAGAGCAGCAGGATTCATCCGAAAATGTTGATGCAGAAGGCTTCCGTATTTCAGGAGCTGGGATTTTTGATCAGGATCTGAAACTGGTGGGATTCTTGAAAACATCAGATGCCCGCATCTTGCGATGGGTAACCGGAAAATTGCAGAAGCTGACGATTTCAACCCAAATTCCGGATCAAAAAGGAAACGCCAGTATGGATGTGAATAATCCGGGCAGCAAGATTCAGCCTGTAATCCGCGGAAACCAGATAAAAATCTTTGTCACGTTAACGGGGCAAGGAGACATCCGTGAAAACAATGCACGTCTGGACCTGACACAACCGGGCAATGTAAACCTGCTGCAGGACACATTCAACAAACATATTGAAGAATCGGTTCTTCAAACCATTACCAAAGTGCAAAAAAAGTATGGGACAGATGTCTTTGGATTCGGGGATGTCATTCACAATAAAATTCCATCACAATGGAAATCCTTGAAGAATAACTGGGATCTGGAGTTTTCGAAAGCTGAAGTATTTGTAAAAGCAGATTTGAAGGTCCGGCGGATAGGTGTAACAGGGCCATCGGTGCATTTGATGGATGACGAAATAAAACGGTGA
- a CDS encoding spore germination protein, which produces MRFTELSTDLAKNEQTLREIFQDCSDIVFRTFNVDPRVLLVYIDGLTDTQTLEKVVLQPILFDKNTDGLNHAYTPGEIIQQQLVAIAKVQTVSTLNEVTDGILKANIAILVEGEKQVLVASLKRSEKRGVEEPEAEVTVRGPRDGFTETLRTNTSLIRRRIRSVELKMESVTVGQFSQTEVIIAYIHGVASDTVLEEVRNRIRQIQIDGVMESDFIEEFIEDVPWSPFPQIQNTERPDVVSASLLEGKIAIMVDNTPFVLIVPMNFWTGLQAVEDYYERSIYTTFIRFIRYSLVNMSLLLPSLYVALSTFHQQLIPTNLLISIASSREGVPFPTFVETLLMEFMFEGLREAGIRLPKAIGSAVSIVGALVIGQAAVQAGIVSAPVVIVVAVTGISSFAIPRYNFGTAYRMLRFPMLILAGVLGLYGIICGLFIMIIHLLGLSSFGVPYMSPVAPQTLRGLKDVFVRAPRWSMNVRPAYVSGANKRRIPKGQQPNPNRKRGDQ; this is translated from the coding sequence ATGCGTTTTACCGAATTGAGCACTGACCTCGCAAAGAATGAACAGACGCTTAGAGAAATTTTTCAGGATTGTTCCGATATCGTATTTCGGACATTCAACGTCGATCCGAGAGTCCTTTTGGTTTACATAGATGGATTGACCGATACACAAACCCTGGAAAAGGTTGTGCTGCAACCCATCCTGTTTGATAAGAATACTGACGGGTTGAACCACGCTTACACGCCGGGAGAAATCATTCAACAGCAGCTTGTAGCCATTGCAAAGGTTCAGACGGTTTCTACGCTAAATGAGGTAACCGATGGAATATTAAAGGCGAATATCGCCATATTGGTTGAGGGAGAAAAGCAGGTTTTAGTTGCAAGTCTCAAAAGATCTGAAAAACGCGGGGTTGAAGAACCGGAGGCTGAGGTAACTGTCCGTGGACCGAGAGACGGCTTCACAGAAACCTTACGAACCAACACCAGCCTGATCCGCAGACGAATCCGCAGTGTGGAGCTGAAAATGGAATCCGTTACAGTGGGTCAATTTTCTCAGACGGAAGTCATAATTGCTTATATTCATGGAGTTGCCTCGGATACCGTCCTGGAGGAAGTACGTAATCGAATCAGGCAAATCCAGATTGACGGAGTCATGGAATCGGATTTTATTGAAGAATTTATCGAAGATGTCCCTTGGTCTCCTTTTCCGCAAATTCAAAATACTGAACGCCCTGACGTCGTAAGCGCAAGTCTGCTGGAGGGCAAAATTGCGATTATGGTAGATAATACTCCTTTTGTACTGATCGTTCCGATGAATTTTTGGACTGGACTACAGGCGGTTGAGGACTATTACGAGCGGTCAATCTATACAACCTTCATCCGGTTCATCCGCTATTCCCTGGTCAATATGTCATTGCTGCTGCCGTCTTTGTATGTTGCGCTTTCAACCTTCCATCAGCAGCTCATTCCAACCAACCTGCTCATCAGTATTGCCAGTTCCAGGGAAGGCGTCCCTTTTCCAACATTTGTTGAGACCTTATTGATGGAATTTATGTTCGAGGGGCTCCGTGAAGCGGGGATTCGTCTGCCAAAAGCCATCGGTTCGGCTGTTAGTATTGTCGGGGCACTTGTCATTGGACAAGCTGCTGTGCAAGCAGGCATCGTATCTGCCCCTGTGGTAATTGTGGTTGCCGTAACGGGGATCTCCTCATTTGCTATTCCGCGATACAATTTTGGGACTGCGTACCGGATGCTCCGGTTTCCTATGCTGATTTTGGCGGGGGTGCTGGGTTTATACGGTATTATCTGCGGATTATTCATTATGATCATACATCTTCTGGGTCTAAGTTCATTTGGTGTTCCGTATATGAGTCCGGTCGCTCCACAAACCCTCCGGGGCTTGAAGGATGTATTTGTCCGCGCACCCCGATGGAGCATGAATGTGCGCCCGGCTTACGTCTCCGGGGCAAACAAAAGACGTATCCCCAAAGGCCAGCAGCCTAATCCGAATCGAAAGAGGGGAGATCAATGA
- a CDS encoding pentapeptide repeat-containing protein codes for MYQYNDREFVDVRFDGHDLRYGELIRCTFTNCTFMNTSMEEIDTSHCRFIECDFKGAALNASIHTESAFENCKFSGANLFVTKFISCKMTGSDFSGAQIDGITLSQGDWSYTNLRHAKLGKQDLRGVRFHEADLSESDLTKADLRDCDLTRVTLSKAKLKGADLRGAKLDGMNLKALDVTGVRMDMEQAVLFLRSYGAKID; via the coding sequence ATGTATCAGTACAACGACCGGGAATTTGTGGATGTCCGTTTTGACGGGCATGATTTACGTTATGGGGAGCTGATCCGCTGCACGTTTACAAACTGTACGTTCATGAATACCTCAATGGAAGAAATCGATACCAGCCATTGCCGTTTCATAGAATGTGATTTTAAAGGCGCTGCCCTGAATGCTTCAATCCACACTGAATCCGCGTTCGAAAATTGTAAATTCAGCGGTGCCAATCTCTTCGTCACCAAATTTATCTCCTGCAAAATGACCGGCTCGGACTTCTCGGGCGCTCAGATAGACGGCATTACGTTAAGCCAGGGTGACTGGTCGTATACGAATTTGCGGCATGCCAAGCTCGGAAAGCAGGATTTGCGCGGGGTCCGTTTCCATGAAGCGGATCTTTCGGAGAGTGATCTGACGAAGGCTGATTTGCGGGACTGTGATTTGACGCGGGTAACGCTGAGCAAAGCCAAGCTGAAGGGGGCCGATCTGCGGGGAGCCAAGCTGGATGGGATGAATTTGAAAGCTTTGGATGTTACCGGCGTCCGGATGGATATGGAGCAGGCTGTCCTGTTCCTGCGCTCCTATGGAGCGAAGATAGATTGA
- a CDS encoding glycoside hydrolase family 52 protein, which produces MTKTNLFYNVQHSPIGAFASFTLGFKGKNGGLGLELGKPADQNVYVGFQSGDGETYDVLPFFERVEDTGARYDIEKADETAKELQEVFPASPGGNDRDKPSGWYQPSRIVLQAYEDGKITRTLRPATDTWNAGDLTFTIYSPVRSVPDPATADEEELKAAILPAVFAELTLDNTQGTFTRKGFFGYEGGDAYSSMRRLRDTSNGEFEGVGQGRLTAIACKDEGVQTALGFTMEKILESKLEHNLAFGLGGTGAIMMEVPPGEKRTYRFGICFYRGGLVTAGIDASYAYTRYFKNIEAVAGYALEHFDELTGSCAAGNAWIESARLTEDQSFMLAHAIHSYYGSTQLLEADGKPLWIVNEGEYRMMNTLDLTADQLFFELVMNPWTVRNELELFVDRYSYEDKVVFPGGTEEYPGGITFTHDVGVANVFSRPQYSAYEMAGLDDCFSYMSHEELVNWLCSALVYIEQTRDREFIGHMLPTLRACFDSMLNRDHPESHLRNGLMGLDSTRTEGGAEITTYDSLDTSLGQSRNNIYMAGKCWAAYVALEKFFRQEDLAELSAAAGQQAEKCAASIASKLNSEGYIPAIINEDNASCIIPAIEGLVFPLFTGCEAALDPNGRFAGYLSALNTHLANVLVPGVCLFEDGGWKLSSTSNNSWLSKIYLSQFIAREILQLPWDEAGLAADAAHVRWLLHPELSYWCWSDQILSGLIGGSKYYPRGVTAILWLLEGTGNRSLTKIKEEIPV; this is translated from the coding sequence ATGACAAAAACCAATTTATTCTATAATGTTCAACACTCACCTATCGGGGCCTTTGCCAGCTTCACATTGGGCTTCAAAGGAAAAAATGGGGGGCTTGGACTGGAGCTGGGCAAGCCGGCGGACCAGAATGTGTATGTTGGCTTCCAGTCTGGAGATGGCGAAACGTATGACGTGCTGCCCTTTTTCGAGCGTGTGGAAGATACAGGCGCCAGATATGATATAGAAAAAGCGGACGAAACCGCCAAGGAATTGCAGGAGGTGTTCCCGGCTTCGCCGGGCGGAAACGACAGGGATAAGCCAAGCGGCTGGTATCAGCCTTCCCGGATTGTTTTGCAGGCATATGAAGACGGGAAGATTACCAGAACCCTCCGTCCGGCAACGGATACCTGGAATGCGGGGGATCTGACGTTTACCATCTACTCGCCTGTGCGTTCCGTTCCCGATCCGGCAACTGCGGATGAAGAGGAACTGAAGGCCGCCATTCTGCCGGCCGTATTCGCTGAATTGACACTGGATAATACCCAGGGCACCTTTACGAGAAAAGGCTTCTTCGGCTACGAAGGCGGCGATGCCTACAGCTCCATGCGCAGGCTCCGGGATACCAGCAACGGTGAATTTGAAGGCGTCGGACAAGGCCGGCTGACGGCTATAGCCTGTAAAGACGAAGGGGTGCAAACCGCCCTCGGCTTCACCATGGAGAAGATTCTTGAATCCAAGCTGGAGCATAATCTTGCTTTTGGGCTGGGGGGAACAGGAGCCATTATGATGGAGGTTCCTCCAGGAGAAAAGCGGACCTACCGCTTCGGCATCTGCTTTTACCGTGGCGGGCTGGTTACGGCAGGTATAGATGCCAGCTATGCGTATACCCGCTATTTTAAAAACATCGAAGCCGTTGCAGGTTATGCCTTGGAGCACTTTGACGAGCTGACCGGTTCCTGCGCAGCCGGCAATGCCTGGATCGAATCTGCCCGCCTTACAGAGGACCAGTCCTTTATGCTGGCGCATGCGATTCACAGCTATTATGGCAGCACCCAGCTGCTGGAGGCTGACGGCAAGCCCCTTTGGATTGTGAACGAAGGCGAATACCGGATGATGAATACGCTCGATTTGACGGCGGATCAGCTGTTCTTTGAGCTGGTGATGAACCCCTGGACCGTGAGAAATGAACTGGAATTGTTCGTGGACCGCTATAGCTACGAGGACAAGGTCGTATTTCCCGGCGGGACGGAGGAATACCCCGGGGGCATTACCTTTACCCACGATGTCGGTGTAGCCAATGTGTTCTCGCGGCCGCAGTATTCCGCCTATGAGATGGCAGGACTGGATGATTGCTTTTCATATATGAGCCATGAAGAGCTGGTTAACTGGCTGTGCTCGGCGCTGGTCTATATCGAACAGACCCGGGACCGGGAGTTCATCGGTCATATGCTGCCGACGCTTCGCGCCTGCTTTGACAGCATGCTGAACCGCGACCATCCTGAGAGCCATCTGCGCAATGGTCTGATGGGGCTGGACAGCACCCGCACTGAGGGCGGTGCCGAAATTACCACGTACGACAGTCTGGACACTTCCCTGGGACAGTCGCGCAATAATATCTACATGGCAGGAAAATGCTGGGCCGCTTATGTGGCCTTGGAGAAATTTTTCAGGCAGGAAGACCTGGCTGAGCTCTCGGCAGCGGCGGGACAGCAGGCTGAGAAATGCGCCGCGTCCATAGCCTCCAAGCTGAACAGTGAGGGCTACATTCCGGCTATTATCAATGAAGACAATGCGTCCTGCATTATCCCGGCGATCGAAGGGCTTGTGTTCCCGCTGTTCACCGGCTGTGAAGCTGCGCTTGATCCCAACGGCAGGTTTGCCGGGTATCTGAGCGCGCTGAACACACATTTGGCAAATGTGCTCGTTCCGGGCGTATGCCTCTTTGAGGACGGAGGCTGGAAGCTGTCATCTACCAGCAACAACTCCTGGCTCAGCAAAATCTATCTGTCCCAGTTCATTGCCAGGGAGATTCTGCAGCTGCCCTGGGATGAAGCCGGACTTGCTGCAGATGCCGCACATGTCCGCTGGCTGCTCCATCCCGAACTGTCCTACTGGTGCTGGAGTGATCAGATTCTATCCGGGCTTATCGGCGGAAGCAAATATTATCCGCGGGGAGTTACCGCCATCCTATGGCTGCTCGAAGGCACAGGCAACCGGTCGTTGACCAAGATCAAGGAGGAAATCCCAGTATGA